In Saccharomycodes ludwigii strain NBRC 1722 chromosome III, whole genome shotgun sequence, one DNA window encodes the following:
- the YFH1 gene encoding ferroxidase (similar to Saccharomyces cerevisiae YDL120W | YFH1 | Yeast Frataxin Homolog) — MTMIRTVTTKSRVFLTMLGKQNFRSIVTTARSSVLINTCNKNKNSHYSTSTSIPSNAELINKSDANPSAAPCSTTGREVPQEIMELSMEAYDEKSDLFLDDILEKLEDISEKSPDLIPDVELTQGVLTLELSPLGTYVINKQPPNKQIWLSSPLSGPNRFDYYNNSWVSLRDGSLMIDTLNNELKQASNGKYKLK, encoded by the coding sequence ATGACCATGATAAGAACagtaacaacaaaatcaagGGTTTTCTTAACTATGTTaggaaaacaaaattttcgTAGTATTGTGACCACTGCTAGATCAAGCGTTTTAATAAATAcctgtaataaaaataaaaatagtcaTTACTCAACTAGTACAAGTATTCCTAGTAATGCAGAGCTTATTAACAAGTCTGACGCTAATCCATCGGCAGCTCCATGTTCTACCACAGGTCGGGAAGTGCCTCAAGAAATAATGGAATTATCAATGGAAGCTTACGATGAAAAAagtgatttatttttggatgATATTTTAGAGAAATTAGAAGATATATCAGAAAAATCACCCGATTTAATACCAGATGTAGAGTTAACACAAGGAGTATTAACATTAGAGTTATCACCATTAGGAACAtatgttattaataaacaacCACCCAACAAGCAAATATGGCTATCTTCGCCATTAAGTGGTCCTAACAGATTTGATTACTATAATAATTCTTGGGTATCTTTAAGAGATGGTAGCTTAATGATTGATACATTAAATaatgaattaaaacaaGCTAGTAATGGTAagtataaattaaaatag
- the EXP1 gene encoding Exp1p (similar to Saccharomyces cerevisiae YDL121C | putative protein of unknown function), whose protein sequence is MNIFVFLIVFLIILFIVLVLPTLSGLGSFHIDKNALNDIKNRKSHRTGSLNEKSNEFGQEQETINNKSIFRSKPLKFKIKQEEPPQNQEQSCNGNSNSFDNRYTANSRTGLKNRVTAKYNSDPNAFDFEVDDLINEDRDLEKIEQEKRFAQIKGKENEILEELA, encoded by the coding sequence atgaacatTTTCGTATTTTtgattgtatttttaataattttattcattGTACTAGTTTTACCAACTCTCTCCGGCCTAGGATCGTTCCATATCGATAAAAATGCattaaatgatattaaaaacagaaaatcTCATAGAACTGGGTCTTTGAACGAGAAGTCTAATGAATTTGGACAAGAACAAGAAactatcaataataaatctattTTTAGATCAAAACCattaaaattcaaaatcaaACAAGAAGAACCTCCTCAAAACCAAGAACAATCATGTAACGGAAATAGTAATTCTTTCGATAATAGATATACAGCAAATTCTAGAACTGGATTAAAAAACCGTGTTACAGCAAAATACAATTCTGATCCAAATGcttttgattttgaagttgacgatttaattaatgaaGATAGGGACCTGGAAAAAATCGAGCAAGAGAAAAGATTTGCTCAAATTAAAGgtaaagaaaatgaaatattgGAAGAACTAGCGTAA
- the PBI2 gene encoding Pbi2p (similar to Saccharomyces cerevisiae YNL015W | PBI2 | Proteinase B Inhibitor), which produces MTEKSFIVTLKEHADAEKFKESVNKLGGSITHEFNLIKGFTVKLPDHMHINKLKEGHSNDIANVEEDKEVHTN; this is translated from the coding sequence atgactgAGAAATCATTTATTGTTACTTTAAAAGAACACGCCGATGCAGAAAAGTTTAAAGAATCCGTTAACAAATTAGGTGGTTCTATTACCCatgaatttaatttaattaagGGGTTTACTGTCAAATTGCCTGACCATATGcacattaataaattaaaggaGGGTCACTCCAATGACATTGCAAACGTTGAAGAAGACAAAGAAGTCCATACTAATTGA
- the PUB1 gene encoding Pub1p (similar to Saccharomyces cerevisiae YNL016W | PUB1 | PolyUridylate Binding): MSEQQQQVPIENPEAQQQQQQQQQQQQQQQPQQPQDNVIPANATQGGRTASDKILYVGNLAKTIDEEQLKQYFQVGGKVASAKIIIDKNNHRVNYGFVEFFNANDASIALANMNGQAINGYKIKVNNAFQTAPTAGVDDAFNLFVGDLNINVDDKGLADCFSPLEGFISAHVMWDMQTGRSRGYGFVSFLSREQAEKALELKQGTVLNGRAIRLNYAAKKQPQQQFNNNMNNNNINRGYRNQQPQPLIPPPVDPRAVEEVIRSPPFRVTTAYVGNIPRAMNQDELIMLLQNFGQILDFKFYADKGNCFVRFDTREQAALCIVALGSGFTLRGRPLRTGWGKEQQQPQPQQIPAQYVQQQDGLPIQFQQGQFPQGQMPQFDPQQPVFNQQ; this comes from the coding sequence ATGAgtgaacaacaacagcaagtCCCAATTGAAAACCCAGAGgcgcaacaacaacaacaacaacaacaacagcaacaacagcaacagcaacctCAACAACCACAAGATAACGTTATTCCAGCTAACGCTACACAAGGTGGTAGAACTGCTTCTGATAAGATTTTGTATGTTGGTAATTTGGCTAAGACTATCGATGAAGAGCAATTGAAACAATATTTCCAAGTTGGTGGTAAAGTTGCTTCTGccaagattattattgacaAGAACAATCATCGCGTTAACTATGGTTTTGTTGAATTCTTCAATGCTAATGATGCTAGTATTGCATTAGCTAACATGAATGGACAAGCCATCAATGGTTATAAGATTAAAGTCAACAACGCCTTTCAAACCGCTCCAACAGCTGGTGTTGATGATGCcttcaatttatttgtCGGTGACTTGAACATTAATGTTGATGACAAGGGTTTGGCCGATTGTTTCTCTCCATTAGAAGGTTTTATTTCTGCACATGTTATGTGGGATATGCAAACTGGTAGATCCAGAGGATATGGTTTTGTCTCTTTTCTATCCAGGGAACAAGCTGAAAAGGCTTTGGAATTGAAACAAGGTACTGTCTTAAATGGTAGGGCCATTAGATTGAACTACGCTGCTAAGAAGCAACCTCAGCAACAattcaataacaatatgaataataataatattaatcgTGGTTATAGAAACCAACAACCGCAACCATTGATTCCACCTCCAGTTGACCCAAGAGCTGTAGAGGAAGTCATTAGAAGTCCACCTTTTAGAGTCACTACTGCCTATGTTGGTAATATTCCAAGAGCCATGAATCAAGACGAGTTGATCATGTTGTTACAAAACTTTGGTCAAATCTTGGACTTTAAGTTTTATGCAGACAAAGGTAACTGCTTTGTTAGATTTGATACTAGAGAACAAGCTGCTTTGTGTATTGTAGCTTTGGGTTCCGGTTTTACCTTAAGAGGTAGACCATTAAGAACTGGTTGGGGTaaagaacaacaacaacctcAACCACAACAGATTCCAGCCCAATATGTCCAACAGCAAGATGGTTTACCAATACAATTTCAACAAGGTCAATTTCCACAAGGTCAAATGCCACAATTTGATCCACAACAACCAGTCTTTAACCAACAATGA
- the SAM50 gene encoding SAM complex subunit SAM50 (similar to Saccharomyces cerevisiae YNL026W | SAM50 | Sorting and Assembly Machinery) yields the protein MNTDTDLGSNSGFQNDASTATNIVNDLIEENPNYPIIITQVKTNQIPFMPSILQDHLTATISNATTFSSFVQQSELLQRKLVSNGLIDSMQQSIDAVPMTRTIQPKIINSFIENNKNNVLALQPYYHFSPIKKFMAKTGSKIGNGEGDGYLEFQLRNYFGTGEKFILDCKRGTKTKSSILFQYMQPFKVWYTLNNSFYSNNRQTNGINYEFKGLKMELATAYLPGMIRSGTGLDDNKTLWNHALSFDTCSRITSNMVTRRSSSLLHQCGEDWKNSLCYTLVNDTRDNIVTPTMGSLFKVSTEWEFLQKWTKQQFEIVKAFKIGKGFSLIGTIKCGNIFKLDPDVVVPYYDKFQLGGGNDVRGFNVMGLGDKECSDACGGHAYLTYGISLIRPVVKDSSFKWHLFTNGGKLTSNGSGSLSNLFKEYSTACGVGIMFTHPAARFELNFTLPITMHSTDSCRKGFQYGIGMCFL from the coding sequence atgaacaCTGACACTGATCTAGGCTCCAATTCTGGTTTTCAAAATGATGCATCCACTGCTACTAATATTGTCAATGATCTCATAGAGGAAAATCCAAATTATCCTATTATAATCACACAGGTGAAAACTAATCAAATACCGTTTATGCCTTCGATTTTGCAAGATCATTTAACTGCGACAATCAGCAATGCCACCACTTTTTCGAGCTTTGTACAACAATCTGAGCTActacaaagaaaattagTTTCTAATGGGCTAATCGATTCCATGCAGCAATCAATAGATGCTGTGCCAATGACACGAACAATTCAaccaaaaattataaattcattcatagaaaataacaaaaataatgtaCTTGCGCTTCAAccttattatcatttttcaccgataaaaaaattcatgGCCAAGACCGGATCCAAAATTGGGAATGGAGAGGGCGATGGATACCTAGAATTTCAATTGAGAAACTATTTTGGTACTGGTGAAAAATTCATCTTAGATTGTAAACGGGGTACCAAGACAAAGTCTTCTATATTGTTTCAATATATGCAACCTTTTAAAGTCTGGTACactttaaataattcattTTATTCCAACAATAGGCAGACTAATGGTATCAATTATGAGTTCAAGGGTTTAAAAATGGAACTAGCAACTGCATACTTGCCGGGGATGATTAGAAGCGGCACTGGCcttgatgataataaaacgTTATGGAACCATGCTCTAAGTTTCGATACATGTTCTAGAATAACTAGTAATATGGTTACTCGTAGATCAAGCTCACTATTACATCAATGTGGTGAAGATTGGAAAAATTCGTTGTGTTATACTTTGGTAAATGATACACGAGATAATATTGTCACGCCTACTATGGGGTCGTTGTTCAAAGTCAGCACTGAATGGgaatttttacaaaaatggACTAAACAACAGTTTGAGATAGTGAAagcttttaaaattggGAAAGGGTTTTCTCTTATTGGCACAATAAAATGtggaaacatttttaaGTTGGATCCAGATGTGGTTGTGCCATATTATGACAAATTTCAACTTGGCGGTGGTAACGATGTCAGAGGTTTTAATGTTATGGGGTTGGGTGATAAAGAGTGTTCAGATGCATGTGGTGGACACGCATATCTCACATATGGGATATCTTTAATTAGACCTGTAGTAAAAGATTCTAGCTTTAAGTGGCACTTATTTACAAATGGTGGGAAATTAACTAGTAACGGCAGTGGCAGTTTAAGCAATTTATTTAAGGAATATTCAACCGCTTGCGGTGTAGGTATAATGTTTACACATCCTGCAGCAAGGTTTGAGTTGAACTTCACTCTGCCTATTACCATGCACTCTACGGATTCGTGTAGAAAGGGGTTTCAATATGGTATTGGTATGTGTTtcttataa
- the UBP1 gene encoding ubiquitin-specific protease UBP1 (similar to Saccharomyces cerevisiae YDL122W | UBP1 | UBiquitin-specific Protease): MMETIRTTSSRLTSSFRNVSGLNNTNKSFYSTALSTIVLHEGGYIGGLVNEGNTCFMNSVLQSLASSKELMEFLDNEIIKRAQDDEDDEDDDDDDDDDDNYDDDYNNDNNNDNDNDGNGRNKERDGPNDAKEAYQERNLNEDTLMENTKSVKNEIDNKGQYKSHVSSKNKKKSHGKSKKIKKKKKRYSSSLLFDEDESINIEFTLALKDLLDKLNAKHYKNRPYFKTNKLLKTMSKAPNKNIILGYDQEDAQEFFQTILTELEKNVKSVNHEPLKKSKQLQSIEKEPVFKLPEDALMAQDSLSKIGTVYIPTIQIDPNLVDRKQEAIKNDTAQVGNGDEKKFFTPFKLITPVDGISAERIGCLQCGENGGIRYSVFSGLSLNLPNEKFGVTLKLSELLDEWCKPEIIEGVECNRCGLLAIKSHLSQELENKDVPEKLKNLIEARLNEINKVLSKQVIDDSIYKKLKTDNMVQKCSKSKQILICRPPPLLSIHINRSCFDMRTYAIRKNNSRVVFKSRLNLSSWTCSPDEINLDARLPMSKKHTDERSSSSEDEAVGGEYYARLHHRFEREFEDSSEDEEEEEEYTGRNIATEYSPLADDLTNNTNNQRQQWEQEELMVDSLGNTITPANNTNVAEQFDEDYTEEQQLELQEEEEDDGDDNDDDSISEINMPTISSLSTSVPSGPLTYCLRSVIVHYGTHNYGHYIAFRKYRGCWWRISDETAYVVDEQEVLSTPGVFMLFYEYDYDEETGRMNDDIERERLEKEIEIEMIKEEQKRQQEEEERGNEFADSDDESNTETDEHRNKEEFVKNEENSGENDIKIQVDE; the protein is encoded by the coding sequence atgatggaAACTATTCGTACTACAAGTTCCCGTTTAACTTCAAGTTTCAGAAATGTTTCTGGgttaaataatactaataaatCATTCTACAGTACAGCTTTGAGTACTATTGTACTACATGAGGGTGGCTATATCGGTGGTCTAGTCAATGAGGGTAATACTTGTTTCATGAATAGTGTGTTACAAAGTTTAGCATCTTCTAAAGAATTAATGGAATTTTTAGATAATGAAATTATAAAGAGGGCTcaagatgatgaagacgACGAagacgatgatgatgacgatgatgatgatgataattatgatgatgactataataatgataataataatgataatgataatgatggcAATGGTAGAAATAAAGAAAGGGATGGTCCAAATGATGCTAAGGAAGCATATCAAGAACGAAATCTTAATGAAGATACCCTTATGGAAAACACAAAATCAgtcaaaaatgaaattgatAATAAGGGACAATATAAAAGTCATGTATcttccaaaaataaaaaaaaatcacatggtaaatccaaaaaaattaagaaaaagaaaaagagataTTCATCTTCACTATTGtttgatgaagatgagTCCATTAATATTGAATTTACTTTAGCTTTAAAAGACTTATTGGACAAATTGAATGCTAAGCATTATAAAAACAGACcttattttaaaactaaCAAGTTGTTGAAAACAATGAGTAAAGCgccaaataaaaatattattttgggCTATGATCAAGAAGATGCACAAGAATTTTTCCAGACAATACTAACAGAACTGGAAAAAAACGTCAAGAGTGTTAACCATGAGCCATTAAAGAAAAGCAAACAACTTCAATCAATAGAAAAAGAGCCGGTTTTTAAATTACCCGAAGACGCCTTAATGGCACAAGATTCATTGTCCAAAATTGGTACCGTGTATATTCCAACAATCCAAATAGATCCAAATCTTGTTGATAGGAAGCAAGAGGCCATAAAGAATGATACTGCTCAAGTTGGTAATGgagatgaaaaaaagtttttcacTCCGTTCAAATTAATTACACCGGTAGACGGTATAAGTGCCGAGCGTATTGGTTGTTTACAATGTGGTGAGAATGGTGGTATTAGATACAGTGTCTTTTCTGGGTTAAGCTTGAATTTACCCAATGAAAAATTCGGAGTGactttaaaattatctGAGTTGTTGGATGAATGGTGTAAACCTGAAATCATAGAAGGTGTTGAATGTAACCGTTGTGGACTACTTGCAATTAAATCGCATTTGTCACAAGAATTGGAAAACAAAGATGTCCctgaaaaattgaaaaatttgattgAAGCTAGATTGaatgaaattaataaagttttaagTAAACAGGTCATTGACGAttctatatataaaaaattgaaaacagATAATATGGTTCAAAAATGCTCAAAATCAAAACAGATTTTGATTTGTAGGCCACCGCCATTACTATCGATTCACATAAATAGATCGTGCTTTGATATGCGCACCTATGccattagaaaaaataattccagggttgtttttaaaagtagATTGAATTTGAGTTCATGGACATGTTCTCCAGATGAAATTAATTTAGATGCCAGGTTGCCAATGTCTAAAAAACACACAGATGAACGTTCTTCTTCGAGTGAGGATGAAGCTGTTGGTGGCGAATACTATGCTAGATTACACCACAGGTTTGAAAGGGAATTTGAAGATAGCagtgaagatgaagaagaagaagaagaatacACAGGTCGTAATATCGCCACTGAATATAGTCCATTAGCTGATGATTTGacaaataataccaataaccAAAGGCAACAATGGGAACAGGAAGAATTAATGGTTGATTCTTTAGGTAACACAATTACTCCTGCTAATAACACCAACGTAGCGGAACAGTTTGATGAAGATTATACTGAAGAACAACAACTTGAACTTCAAGAGGAGGAGGAAGATGATggtgatgataatgatgatgacaGCATTAGTGAAATTAATATGCCAACAATCAGTTCATTATCTACATCTGTACCATCTGGTCCATTAACATATTGTTTACGCTCTGTTATTGTTCATTATGGAACGCATAACTATGGTCATTATATTgcttttagaaaatatagAGGGTGTTGGTGGAGAATATCCGATGAAACTGCTTATGTTGTTGATGAACAAGAAGTTTTGTCTACTCCTGGTGTTTTTATGTTGttttatgaatatgatTACGACGAAGAAACTGGAAGAATGAACGATGATatagaaagagaaagactagaaaaagaaattgaaattgaaaTGATTAAGGAGGAACAAAAGCGTCAACAAGAGGAGGAGGAACGTGGTAATGAATTTGCAGATAGTGATGATGAAAGTAACACTGAAACTGATGAACACAGGaataaagaagaatttGTAAAGAATGAGGAAAATAGTGgtgaaaatgatattaaaatacaAGTAGATGAATAA
- the CAB2 gene encoding phosphopantothenate--cysteine ligase CAB2 (similar to Saccharomyces cerevisiae YIL083C | CAB2 | Coenzyme A Biosynthesis), with translation MHNPNIHTSIIDLEHAISHTSDDNTITANYIDEEFYFQSNPKPSYLNQLIDTTKKFLSATENENNKKRVVLVTSGGTTVPLENNTVRFIDNFSAGTRGASSAEQFLFQGYRVIFLHREFSLTPFNRFFTHSTETTFLDYFTQGGTSINPQFQKKIIEQKKLYDTYKDNLLMLPFTTVNQYLWSLKALATLLNNKFCLFYLAAAVSDFYVPFNRLPKHKIQSQVENNYNNSLNNNSAINNDGKLILDLDPVPKFLRRLVESWASQAMIVSFKLETDSSILIKKAVQALKKYNHQLVIGNMLQTRNKEVVFVSENSNSNNNDNDINVEWIRINDSNKEVIEALIIPAVIEHHTQWIALQN, from the coding sequence ATGCACAATCCTAATATTCATACCTCTATCATTGATCTTGAACATGCAATTAGTCATACTTCCGACGATAATACAATAACAGCCAATTATATCGATGAAGAGTTTTACTTCCAATCAAACCCTAAACCTTCttatttaaatcaattaattgatactacaaaaaagtttctttCAGCCacagaaaatgaaaataacaaaaagcGTGTTGTATTGGTTACTTCTGGTGGTACTACTGTTCcattggaaaataatactgTGAGATTTATTGACAATTTTAGTGCCGGTACAAGAGGTGCTTCAAGTGCAGAacaatttttgtttcagGGGTACCGtgtcatttttttacataGGGAATTTTCATTAACTCCATTTAACAGGTTTTTCACGCATTCCACAGAAACCACCTTTCTAGATTATTTTACTCAGGGTGGAACTTCAATTAATCctcaatttcaaaaaaaaattattgaacaGAAAAAACTATATGATACATATAAAGacaatttattaatgcTACCTTTTACGACGGTCAACCAATATTTATGGTCGTTAAAGGCACTGGCtacattattaaataataaattttgtctattttatttagcAGCAGCTGTCAGTGATTTCTATGTTCCCTTTAATAGATTACCCAAACATAAAATTCAATCACAGGTAGAGAATAACTATAACAATAGTTTGAACAATAACAGCGcaattaataatgatggaAAGTTAATCTTGGATTTAGATCCTGTACCTAAATTTTTAAGAAGATTGGTGGAAAGTTGGGCTAGTCAAGCTATGATAGTGTCATTCAAATTGGAAACTGACAGttctattttaattaaaaaggcGGTGCAagctttgaaaaaatacaatCATCAGTTAGTTATTGGAAATATGCTACAAACCAGAAATAAGGAAGTTGTATTTGTAAGTGAGAatagcaacagcaacaacaatgacAACGATATCAACGTGGAATGGATTAGAATAAATGATAGCAATAAAGAAGTTATAGAAGCTTTAATCATTCCAGCAGTTATTGAACATCATACTCAATGGATTGCATTGCAAAATTAG